The following proteins come from a genomic window of Anaerobutyricum hallii:
- a CDS encoding ECF transporter S component produces MSQTANEEFLKQFYQAEETQTDSLGKRVASAVLPESAARHKKKKRLEEMRQAVEDLREEGGAGDQVLYDDIFEVDSEAFITTEKRKLSKRTKVSLFLLLVMIPVTIAIGVIRFRGTAYDAGTLLQTIFGSRVYYFISLVIMVYALIPFFMVFEGRKPQAREMIVLATMAALACAGRAAFFMLPSFKPIVAIVIISGIAFGGEAGFLVGAVTMLVSNFLFGQGPWTPWQMFAMGFIGFLTGILHQKGLLPAKRLTLCFYGFLVTFFIYGGIMNPAALFMSVYEFTWSGLLAIYISGVPVDLVHATSTFLFLWIGARPLLEKLQRIKIKYGLL; encoded by the coding sequence ATGTCTCAGACAGCAAACGAAGAATTCCTGAAGCAGTTTTATCAGGCGGAAGAGACCCAAACAGACAGCCTGGGGAAAAGGGTGGCATCTGCAGTCCTCCCGGAAAGCGCAGCCAGACATAAAAAGAAAAAACGGCTGGAAGAGATGAGACAGGCGGTGGAGGACCTCAGGGAAGAAGGCGGAGCCGGAGACCAGGTCCTGTATGATGATATATTTGAAGTGGATTCCGAAGCATTTATCACTACGGAAAAAAGAAAACTGTCCAAAAGGACAAAAGTAAGCCTATTCCTCCTTCTTGTGATGATCCCGGTCACCATCGCCATCGGGGTCATCCGTTTCCGGGGTACCGCTTACGATGCGGGGACCCTCCTGCAGACCATTTTTGGGAGCCGGGTCTACTACTTCATCAGCCTGGTAATCATGGTGTATGCGCTGATCCCGTTCTTTATGGTATTTGAGGGGAGAAAACCTCAGGCAAGGGAGATGATCGTCCTGGCGACCATGGCCGCTCTGGCCTGTGCCGGAAGGGCAGCTTTCTTCATGTTACCCAGCTTTAAACCGATCGTTGCCATCGTCATCATCAGCGGCATCGCCTTTGGGGGTGAAGCCGGATTCCTGGTGGGGGCAGTCACGATGCTGGTCAGCAATTTCCTCTTTGGACAGGGACCGTGGACCCCGTGGCAGATGTTCGCCATGGGATTTATCGGGTTCCTCACTGGGATCCTCCACCAGAAAGGCCTGCTCCCTGCAAAACGCCTGACCCTCTGCTTTTACGGATTTCTGGTGACCTTTTTCATCTATGGCGGCATCATGAACCCGGCGGCCCTCTTCATGAGCGTTTATGAATTTACCTGGAGCGGCCTGCTGGCAATCTACATATCCGGCGTGCCGGTGGACCTGGTCCATGCCACCTCAACCTTTCTCTTTTTGTGGATCGGTGCAAGGCCGTTATTGGAAAAACTTCAGAGAATCAAGATAAAATACGGATTACTATAG
- a CDS encoding energy-coupling factor transporter transmembrane component T, producing the protein MKDTFSTYHPLLNMLYFVGNIGITVFVTHPVLLGISFVSGIAYSFLLKGVKHTLKFNLCFSIPAMAIVALINPMFNHYGVTIIGYLYNGNPFTLESCVYGVIMALMLACTLIWFSCYTEVMTSDKFIYLFGKIIPALSLVLSMCLRFVPRFVRQMGVISDGQKCIGRSTKNGSLVKRAKHGITIFSILVTWALENAIETADSMKCRGYGEKGRTAFSIYRFDKRDSLCLLFMAVSFGLTLFGASRGYAFSRFNPRIIIEGVPLTPGSALVFGSYLIFCLMPVVMELSDRQMWKLRRKDIQKQAIGGYRLWEA; encoded by the coding sequence ATGAAAGATACATTTTCGACTTACCATCCGTTATTAAATATGCTGTATTTTGTGGGGAATATCGGGATCACAGTCTTTGTGACCCATCCGGTCCTCCTGGGGATCTCCTTTGTATCGGGAATCGCCTATTCTTTCCTGCTGAAAGGAGTAAAGCATACTTTAAAGTTCAACTTGTGCTTTTCCATCCCGGCGATGGCCATCGTGGCGCTGATCAATCCCATGTTCAACCACTACGGTGTTACCATCATCGGCTACCTGTATAACGGGAATCCGTTTACCCTCGAGAGCTGTGTGTATGGCGTCATCATGGCACTGATGCTCGCCTGCACCCTGATCTGGTTTTCCTGCTATACGGAAGTGATGACTTCTGATAAGTTCATCTATCTCTTTGGAAAGATCATCCCGGCCCTCTCTCTGGTGCTGTCCATGTGTCTCCGATTTGTGCCACGGTTTGTCCGCCAGATGGGCGTGATCTCAGACGGACAGAAATGCATCGGGCGAAGTACGAAGAACGGCAGCCTGGTCAAACGGGCGAAACATGGGATCACGATCTTCTCCATCCTTGTGACGTGGGCGCTGGAAAATGCCATTGAGACTGCGGATTCCATGAAATGCCGGGGGTATGGTGAGAAGGGCAGGACTGCCTTTTCCATCTACCGTTTTGATAAAAGGGACAGCCTGTGTCTTTTGTTCATGGCCGTCTCCTTCGGGCTGACCCTCTTTGGGGCTTCCCGGGGATATGCCTTTTCCAGGTTCAATCCGAGGATCATCATAGAGGGAGTTCCCCTCACCCCGGGCAGTGCCTTGGTATTCGGCTCTTACCTCATTTTCTGCCTGATGCCGGTCGTTATGGAACTGTCTGACCGGCAGATGTGGAAGCTGCGGAGAAAAGACATACAGAAACAGGCGATAGGAGGATACCGTTTATGGGAAGCATAA
- a CDS encoding ABC transporter ATP-binding protein translates to MGSIKKKGTFLEIQDLSFAYPEEEKRALDHVNLTIEEGEFLVLCGRSGCGKSTLLTHLKTPLTPHGKRKGEILFQGMPLSDMSNRDQSRKIGYVLQNPDNQIVTDKVWHELAFGLESLGYSTPDIRIRVAEMASYFGIQDWFYKNVAELSGGQKQLLNLASIMAMHPDLLVLDEPTSQLDPIAASDFLETVKKINRDLGTTIILTEHRLEEVFPSADRVAVMEEGTILAEGSPSHIGQVLKEKDHEMFLAMPVPMQIYSMVDADVPVECPVTVRDGRKWLDAVCEKKGILPEEKRESAHGPEGKHSIHSGKGQDKGEEREVLLECRDVWFRYEKDTPDVVKGLNLSLYKGEFYCLLGGNGTGKTTTLSLISRLRKPYRGKILLGGKDIRRYTDRELFHGFLGVLPQNPQSLFVKKTVELELFEMVGGKKERKNDEYNLSLEKKDVVDGIMQVTHLEGLLHRHPYDLSGGEQQRLALAKILLLRPKLLLMDEPTKGLDSYFKKEFADILALLKEQGVTIFMISHDIEFCASHADRCGLFFDGSVAASGTPEAFFAGNNFYTTAANRMARKYFPMAVTGKDVAECLRQQTKNS, encoded by the coding sequence ATGGGAAGCATAAAGAAGAAAGGAACATTTTTAGAGATCCAGGATCTTTCTTTCGCATATCCTGAGGAAGAAAAACGCGCACTGGATCATGTGAACCTAACAATAGAAGAAGGGGAGTTTCTGGTGCTTTGCGGAAGGAGCGGGTGCGGCAAGAGTACCCTTCTCACCCACCTGAAGACGCCGCTGACTCCCCATGGGAAACGGAAAGGGGAGATCCTCTTTCAGGGGATGCCCCTTTCCGATATGAGCAACCGGGACCAGAGCCGGAAGATCGGATATGTCCTGCAGAACCCGGATAACCAGATCGTCACAGACAAAGTCTGGCATGAACTGGCCTTCGGTCTGGAGAGCCTCGGGTACTCCACGCCGGACATCCGTATACGTGTGGCGGAGATGGCAAGCTATTTCGGAATCCAGGACTGGTTCTACAAAAACGTGGCGGAACTTTCCGGAGGGCAGAAGCAGCTCTTAAACCTGGCATCCATCATGGCCATGCATCCAGACCTGCTTGTCCTGGATGAACCCACTTCCCAGCTGGATCCCATCGCAGCCTCCGATTTCCTGGAGACTGTAAAGAAGATCAACCGGGACCTGGGGACTACCATCATCCTGACAGAGCACCGGTTAGAGGAAGTCTTCCCGTCTGCAGACCGGGTGGCCGTTATGGAGGAAGGGACCATCCTCGCAGAAGGAAGCCCGTCCCATATCGGGCAGGTCTTAAAGGAAAAAGACCATGAGATGTTCCTGGCCATGCCGGTACCGATGCAGATCTATTCCATGGTGGATGCAGATGTACCAGTGGAATGCCCGGTCACCGTCCGGGATGGAAGGAAATGGCTGGATGCCGTCTGCGAAAAAAAAGGCATTCTGCCGGAAGAAAAAAGGGAATCTGCCCATGGACCGGAAGGAAAGCATTCTATTCATTCCGGGAAAGGGCAGGACAAAGGAGAAGAGAGGGAAGTCCTCCTGGAATGCAGGGATGTTTGGTTCCGGTATGAAAAGGACACGCCGGACGTGGTGAAGGGCCTGAACCTTTCCCTATATAAAGGGGAATTTTACTGCCTTTTGGGAGGAAACGGGACCGGAAAAACCACCACCCTTTCCCTGATTAGCCGCCTCCGGAAACCTTACCGGGGGAAGATCCTCCTGGGCGGAAAGGATATACGCCGCTATACAGACAGGGAACTGTTCCACGGCTTTTTAGGCGTGCTCCCACAAAACCCGCAGTCCCTTTTTGTGAAAAAGACAGTCGAACTGGAACTCTTTGAGATGGTGGGAGGAAAGAAAGAACGGAAAAATGACGAATATAACCTGTCACTGGAAAAGAAGGATGTAGTGGACGGCATCATGCAGGTGACCCATCTGGAAGGACTCCTCCACCGACATCCCTATGACCTTTCCGGAGGGGAACAGCAGAGGCTGGCCCTGGCAAAGATCCTGCTGCTCCGGCCGAAGCTCCTCCTGATGGACGAGCCGACCAAAGGTCTGGACAGTTATTTTAAAAAGGAATTTGCAGATATCCTGGCCCTCTTAAAGGAGCAGGGGGTGACCATCTTCATGATCTCCCATGATATCGAATTCTGCGCCAGCCATGCGGACCGGTGCGGACTGTTCTTTGATGGCAGCGTGGCGGCATCCGGGACTCCGGAAGCCTTCTTTGCCGGAAATAATTTTTATACGACAGCAGCCAACCGGATGGCGAGAAAATATTTTCCAATGGCAGTGACCGGAAAGGATGTGGCAGAATGTCTCAGACAGCAAACGAAGAATTCCTGA